The following proteins come from a genomic window of Polaribacter dokdonensis:
- a CDS encoding type B 50S ribosomal protein L31, protein MKKGIHPENYRMVAFKDMSNEDVFLTRSTVDTKETLEVDGVEYPLVKLEISRTSHPFYTGKSKLIDAAGRIDKFKNKYKKFKK, encoded by the coding sequence ATGAAAAAAGGAATTCATCCAGAAAATTATAGAATGGTAGCTTTTAAAGACATGTCTAATGAAGATGTTTTTTTAACACGTTCTACTGTAGACACTAAAGAAACTTTAGAAGTTGATGGTGTTGAGTATCCTTTAGTAAAATTAGAGATTTCTAGAACTTCTCACCCATTTTACACTGGTAAATCTAAACTTATTGATGCTGCAGGACGTATTGATAAATTTAAAAACAAATACAAGAAATTCAAAAAGTAA
- a CDS encoding SDR family NAD(P)-dependent oxidoreductase has protein sequence MKNVVITGTSRGIGFELAQQFANNDCKVLALSRNDKPLKDLNHKNITTLSVDLGVESDIQKVTSFVNENWKNVDILINNAGKLINKPFTELSTDDFLEVYKVNVFGVAELTKAMIPFLKQNSHVVTISSMGGVQGSMKFPGLAAYSSAKGAVITLSELLAEEYKDTGIAFNVLALGAVQTEMLEEAFPDYKAPLSAKEMADYIYNFSLTGNKFYNGKILEVSSSTP, from the coding sequence ATGAAGAATGTTGTTATAACAGGTACAAGTAGAGGAATTGGTTTTGAGCTGGCTCAACAATTTGCCAATAATGATTGTAAGGTGCTTGCGTTATCTAGAAATGATAAACCTTTAAAAGATCTAAATCATAAAAATATTACAACTCTTTCTGTTGATTTGGGAGTTGAATCAGATATTCAAAAAGTTACTTCATTTGTAAATGAGAACTGGAAAAATGTAGATATTTTAATTAATAATGCAGGTAAATTGATTAATAAACCATTTACAGAACTTTCTACTGATGATTTTTTAGAAGTATACAAAGTTAATGTTTTTGGGGTAGCTGAATTAACCAAAGCAATGATTCCGTTTTTGAAACAAAATAGCCACGTAGTTACCATAAGTTCTATGGGTGGTGTACAAGGTAGCATGAAGTTTCCTGGCTTAGCTGCATATAGCTCTGCAAAAGGCGCAGTTATTACCTTATCTGAGTTATTAGCAGAGGAATATAAAGATACTGGAATTGCATTTAATGTTTTGGCACTTGGAGCCGTACAAACAGAAATGTTAGAAGAGGCTTTCCCTGATTATAAAGCACCATTATCTGCAAAAGAAATGGCAGATTATATTTACAATTTTTCATTAACAGGTAATAAATTTTATAATGGTAAGATTCTAGAAGTATCTAGTTCTACTCCATAA
- a CDS encoding class I SAM-dependent methyltransferase, whose protein sequence is MQNLKKDKKKKPWPTKKVMEQIYDQNLWGGNKDEIYSGSGSHNPKIVQPYLEVVINFLKSFQEPIIVLDLGCGDFNVGRQLLAFSNKIIAVDIAENVINYNKAKYANNSLEFQCLDISKDDLPRADVVILRQVLQHVSNKEVHSVLNKLKEYKYVILTEHLPNQEFVPNKDIISGQGIRIKNQSGLIITKEPFNFKYKKQQELESTILDNNKGVIKTWLFTL, encoded by the coding sequence ATGCAAAATCTTAAAAAAGATAAGAAGAAAAAGCCCTGGCCAACTAAAAAGGTAATGGAGCAAATCTACGACCAAAATCTCTGGGGAGGCAATAAGGATGAGATTTATTCTGGATCAGGGTCACATAATCCAAAAATTGTACAACCTTATTTAGAAGTTGTAATAAATTTTTTGAAAAGCTTTCAAGAGCCAATTATAGTTTTAGATTTGGGTTGTGGAGATTTTAATGTTGGTAGACAACTACTTGCTTTCTCTAATAAAATTATAGCTGTAGATATTGCAGAAAATGTTATCAATTATAACAAAGCAAAATATGCAAATAACAGTTTAGAGTTTCAATGTTTAGATATTTCTAAAGATGATTTACCAAGGGCTGATGTAGTAATTTTAAGACAAGTGCTGCAACATGTTTCTAATAAAGAGGTACATTCAGTTTTGAATAAATTAAAAGAGTATAAGTATGTTATACTTACAGAACATTTGCCTAATCAAGAGTTTGTGCCAAATAAAGATATTATTTCTGGTCAAGGCATTCGAATTAAAAACCAAAGTGGTTTAATCATTACTAAGGAACCTTTTAATTTTAAGTATAAAAAACAACAAGAATTGGAGTCAACTATTTTAGATAACAATAAGGGTGTAATTAAAACTTGGCTTTTTACTTTATAA
- a CDS encoding FMN-binding glutamate synthase family protein codes for MKKTILTTFALLTISTGILLYFVREAGSVILFSICLMLFIMAIYDSLQRKHSLLRSFPLVARLRWVFEEEREKIRQYFIENDLNGTPLSREQRSLVYQRAKKQTETIPFGTQHNLYNDGYEFVKHSLFPKDHHDVIGDRIVYGSDKCSQKLETSILGISAMSFGSLSKNAILALNQGAKMGGFTHNTGEGGVSPYHLQGGDLVFQVGTGYFGAGKTNDGGKRVFDAEIFQENANKTEVKMIEIKLSQGAKPGHGGILPAKKNTKEIAEIRVVEEGTDVLSPPSHSAFSNFKEMVSFLQQVRELSGGKPIGIKLCVGNNEEIEEMIATFSKLNNYPDYIAVDGGEGGTGAAPLEFTNYIGTPLLEGLLFMNRTLEKYNLRNQIKIIASGKAMNAFDVVRLLALGADAVGMARSFMLSLGCIQARECNMDTCPVGVATQDEDLNKALVVAKKNVRVRNYHNETIKAIKEVVGAMGLNDLSRLKPKHIFRRMEDDSIVNLEKAYERELV; via the coding sequence ATGAAAAAAACAATACTAACCACGTTCGCTTTACTTACTATTTCTACTGGAATATTGCTATATTTTGTAAGGGAAGCAGGCAGTGTAATTTTGTTCTCTATTTGTTTAATGCTTTTTATTATGGCTATTTATGATTCTTTACAGCGTAAACATTCGTTGTTAAGATCTTTTCCATTGGTAGCTAGATTACGTTGGGTTTTTGAAGAGGAAAGAGAAAAGATTAGGCAATATTTTATAGAGAATGATTTAAATGGAACACCTCTAAGTAGAGAACAAAGAAGTTTAGTGTATCAAAGAGCTAAAAAGCAAACTGAAACAATACCTTTTGGTACGCAACATAATTTGTATAATGATGGTTATGAGTTTGTAAAACATTCATTGTTTCCAAAAGACCATCATGATGTTATTGGAGATAGAATTGTTTATGGTTCAGATAAATGTTCTCAAAAATTAGAAACTTCGATTTTAGGAATTTCTGCTATGTCTTTTGGCTCATTAAGTAAGAATGCCATTTTAGCTTTAAATCAAGGAGCAAAAATGGGAGGTTTCACACATAATACTGGTGAAGGTGGAGTGTCTCCTTACCATTTACAGGGAGGAGATTTGGTTTTTCAAGTAGGTACAGGTTACTTTGGTGCAGGTAAAACAAATGATGGGGGTAAAAGAGTTTTTGATGCAGAAATATTTCAAGAAAATGCTAATAAGACAGAGGTAAAAATGATAGAGATAAAACTATCTCAAGGAGCAAAGCCAGGTCATGGAGGTATTTTACCAGCAAAGAAAAACACAAAAGAGATTGCAGAAATTCGAGTAGTAGAAGAAGGTACAGATGTTTTATCACCTCCTTCACATTCTGCTTTTTCTAATTTTAAAGAAATGGTTTCTTTTTTACAACAAGTGAGAGAATTATCTGGAGGAAAACCTATAGGTATAAAATTATGTGTAGGAAATAATGAAGAAATTGAAGAAATGATAGCAACATTTTCTAAGCTTAATAACTATCCTGATTATATTGCAGTTGATGGAGGTGAAGGAGGTACAGGAGCTGCACCTTTAGAATTCACCAATTACATAGGTACACCATTGTTAGAAGGTCTGTTATTTATGAATAGAACCTTAGAAAAATATAATTTAAGAAATCAAATAAAAATAATTGCAAGTGGTAAAGCTATGAATGCTTTTGATGTAGTTCGATTATTAGCTTTAGGAGCAGATGCTGTTGGTATGGCTCGTAGTTTTATGCTAAGTTTAGGTTGTATACAAGCCAGAGAGTGTAACATGGATACCTGTCCTGTTGGAGTAGCTACACAAGATGAAGACTTAAATAAAGCATTAGTAGTAGCTAAGAAAAACGTTCGAGTTAGAAATTACCATAATGAAACTATAAAAGCAATTAAAGAAGTTGTTGGAGCTATGGGTTTAAATGATTTAAGCAGACTAAAACCAAAACATATATTTAGAAGGATGGAAGATGATAGCATTGTGAATTTAGAAAAAGCGTATGAAAGAGAATTGGTTTGA
- a CDS encoding SprT-like domain-containing protein, whose amino-acid sequence MPLNSILSKYIPENAIMMVQYLIEQNNFSLKIVNQRETKHGDFRKMPDGTFQITVNNNLNQYQFLLTLVHEIAHHITHQKFGRVQPHGKEWKKVFQHLMLPFLKPDIFKYEMLPHLANYLKNPKASTDSDAKLSLALREFKPSSGKHFVFDLPFGQTFLFKNTIYKRGNKRRTRFECLNTDNQKVYLFNQNVEVETI is encoded by the coding sequence ATGCCTTTGAATTCTATTTTATCTAAATACATTCCAGAAAATGCTATTATGATGGTTCAATATTTAATTGAACAAAATAATTTTAGCTTAAAAATTGTAAATCAGAGAGAAACCAAACATGGCGATTTTAGAAAAATGCCTGATGGGACTTTTCAAATTACTGTAAATAACAATCTTAATCAATATCAGTTTTTATTAACGCTTGTGCATGAGATTGCACATCATATTACACATCAAAAATTTGGTAGAGTTCAACCTCATGGAAAAGAATGGAAAAAAGTTTTTCAGCACTTAATGCTGCCGTTTTTAAAACCAGATATTTTTAAATATGAAATGCTACCTCATTTAGCCAACTATTTAAAAAACCCAAAAGCAAGTACAGATTCTGACGCAAAATTATCTTTAGCTTTAAGAGAATTTAAACCAAGCTCAGGCAAACATTTTGTATTTGATTTACCTTTTGGACAAACTTTTCTATTTAAAAATACTATTTATAAAAGAGGCAATAAAAGACGAACTCGTTTTGAGTGCTTAAACACCGATAATCAAAAAGTTTATCTCTTTAATCAAAATGTAGAGGTAGAAACTATTTAA
- a CDS encoding YpdA family putative bacillithiol disulfide reductase has product MKENWFDVLIIGGGPIGIACGLEAKNKGLSYLIVEKGPIVNSLYNYPVNMQFFSSSEKLEIDNIPFISKSAKPDRGEALEYYRRITTNNNLNIKLFEKVATVNKDGDFFDVHTNKDNYYSKNIIVATGFYDLPKKLHIEGEELSKVSHYYKEPHFYAGQKLAIVGASNSAIDAALECYRKGAEVSLIIRGEEVGSRVKYWVRPDIINRIKEGSIKAYYNSEVTKIVENQIQVKTLDTNLTLKNDFVLALTGYQPNFEFLTKMGIELSKDDKKIPVYNKDTMQTNVEGIYLAGVICGGMETHKWFIENSRIHAKIIVENILS; this is encoded by the coding sequence ATGAAAGAGAATTGGTTTGATGTTTTAATAATTGGTGGAGGGCCAATTGGAATTGCATGTGGATTAGAAGCTAAAAATAAAGGATTATCATATTTAATTGTTGAGAAAGGTCCTATTGTAAATTCATTATACAATTACCCTGTAAATATGCAGTTTTTCTCATCCTCAGAAAAATTAGAAATTGATAATATTCCATTTATTAGTAAGTCTGCAAAACCTGATAGAGGAGAAGCATTAGAGTACTATAGAAGAATTACAACGAACAATAACTTGAATATAAAATTATTTGAAAAAGTTGCTACTGTAAATAAAGATGGTGATTTTTTTGATGTTCATACGAATAAAGATAATTATTACTCTAAGAACATTATTGTGGCTACAGGTTTTTATGATTTACCTAAAAAGTTACATATTGAGGGTGAAGAATTAAGTAAGGTCTCTCATTACTATAAAGAACCACATTTTTATGCAGGTCAAAAATTAGCTATAGTTGGTGCAAGTAATTCCGCTATTGATGCAGCTCTAGAATGCTATAGAAAAGGAGCTGAGGTTTCTTTAATTATCAGAGGTGAAGAAGTTGGTAGTCGTGTAAAATATTGGGTTCGTCCAGATATAATTAATAGAATAAAAGAGGGTAGTATTAAAGCATATTACAATTCTGAGGTTACTAAAATAGTAGAAAATCAAATTCAAGTAAAAACTTTAGATACTAATTTAACTTTAAAAAATGATTTTGTTTTAGCATTAACTGGTTATCAGCCTAATTTTGAGTTTTTAACTAAAATGGGTATTGAGCTTTCCAAAGACGATAAAAAAATACCTGTGTATAATAAGGATACAATGCAAACTAATGTTGAGGGAATTTATTTAGCAGGTGTAATTTGTGGAGGTATGGAAACTCATAAATGGTTTATAGAAAACTCTAGAATTCATGCAAAAATAATTGTTGAGAACATATTAAGCTAA
- a CDS encoding glutaminyl-peptide cyclotransferase, producing the protein MKKLAILASLIVLLFTSCDDTYNLKLKVDNKTILNKEITITLNEKNNKPIDKVQYYIDGKEIEANGNSLTINTADFGLGKHQVSALAFIPGKTKKVNNSFEVFANSKPIIYGYEIVNTYPHDKKAYTQGLEYFDGFLYETTGRRGQSTLRKVEIKTGKVLQKADLDEKYFGEGMTIVNNKIIWLTWQNNKGFVYDLNSFKQISEFSYNQSKEGWGLTQNETELIKSDGTNKIWFLDKETQKEKRAIQAYSHDRALKQLNELELIKGKLYANYYQKPIIAIINPNNGVVEGLINLKGLETEMKKTQKLVEGDEVLNGIAYDNKNDRLFVTGKNWGNLYEIKLTKK; encoded by the coding sequence ATGAAAAAGTTAGCCATTTTAGCCTCACTTATTGTTCTATTATTCACTAGTTGTGATGATACTTATAATTTAAAATTAAAAGTAGACAACAAAACAATTTTAAATAAAGAAATTACAATAACTTTAAATGAAAAGAACAACAAACCAATAGACAAAGTTCAGTACTACATAGATGGTAAAGAAATTGAAGCAAATGGTAATTCTTTAACTATAAATACTGCAGATTTTGGCTTAGGTAAGCACCAAGTATCTGCTTTGGCATTTATACCTGGTAAAACGAAAAAGGTAAATAATTCATTTGAAGTTTTTGCAAATTCTAAACCAATTATATATGGTTATGAAATAGTAAATACTTATCCTCATGATAAAAAAGCATATACCCAGGGTTTAGAATATTTTGATGGCTTCTTGTACGAAACTACAGGTAGAAGAGGTCAATCTACTTTAAGAAAGGTAGAAATAAAGACTGGCAAAGTATTGCAAAAAGCCGATTTAGATGAAAAATATTTTGGTGAGGGAATGACCATTGTAAATAATAAAATCATTTGGTTAACTTGGCAAAATAACAAAGGTTTTGTTTACGATCTGAATAGTTTTAAACAAATTAGCGAGTTTAGCTACAACCAAAGCAAAGAAGGTTGGGGCTTAACTCAAAATGAAACTGAATTAATAAAATCTGATGGAACCAATAAAATTTGGTTCTTAGACAAAGAAACTCAAAAAGAAAAAAGAGCAATACAAGCTTATTCACATGATAGAGCTTTGAAACAATTAAATGAGTTAGAATTAATTAAAGGTAAATTGTATGCTAACTATTACCAAAAACCAATTATAGCAATTATTAATCCTAATAATGGAGTTGTAGAAGGGCTAATTAATTTAAAAGGATTAGAAACTGAGATGAAAAAAACTCAAAAGCTTGTGGAGGGTGATGAAGTCTTAAATGGTATTGCCTATGATAACAAAAATGACAGACTCTTTGTAACTGGTAAAAATTGGGGTAATTTATATGAAATCAAATTGACCAAAAAATAA
- a CDS encoding metal-dependent hydrolase family protein, translating into MKKLFLIVFTILIAQTISAQTISAQTSYILCGKLIDTKSGKIYKEKTIVVKDNKITAVKDGYITPKNANLIDLRDKVVMPGLIDMHVHLEMEYDDKTRINKYILDEADVAYNSVKFAETTLKNGFTTVRDLGGSGVNISLRNAINAGKIPGPRVFTAGKSLATTGGHADPTNGSSRVLIGNPGPKEGVVNSVEDGRKAVRQRYKNGADCIKITATGGVLSVAKSGDNPQFTIEEIKAICEMAKDYGMHVAAHAHGDEGMQRAIIGGVKTIEHGTYMSEETMNLMIKYDAYLVPTITAGKEVAEKAKIDGFYPDIVVPKALAVGPQIQGTFGRAYKKGVGIAFGTDAGVFKHGVNGKEFGFMVEGGMPAMETIQAATITNAMILKMSNEIGQIAEGFFADIIAVNDDPTEKIATMENVVFVMKNGIVYKNK; encoded by the coding sequence ATGAAGAAATTATTTCTAATCGTTTTTACGATTTTAATTGCACAAACTATTTCAGCACAAACTATTTCAGCACAAACTAGCTATATTTTATGTGGTAAATTGATAGATACCAAGTCTGGAAAAATATATAAAGAAAAAACTATTGTAGTAAAAGATAACAAAATTACAGCAGTAAAAGATGGGTATATCACGCCTAAAAATGCCAATTTAATTGATCTAAGAGATAAGGTTGTTATGCCAGGATTGATAGATATGCACGTGCATTTAGAAATGGAGTATGATGATAAAACTAGGATCAATAAATATATTTTAGATGAGGCAGATGTTGCTTATAATTCCGTGAAATTTGCAGAAACAACATTAAAAAATGGTTTTACGACTGTTAGAGATTTAGGAGGTTCAGGTGTAAATATATCGCTAAGAAATGCAATTAATGCAGGTAAAATTCCTGGCCCACGTGTTTTTACAGCAGGTAAGTCTTTGGCAACAACAGGTGGTCATGCAGATCCAACAAATGGTAGTAGTAGAGTTTTAATTGGCAATCCAGGACCTAAGGAAGGTGTTGTAAACTCTGTAGAAGATGGTAGAAAAGCAGTTAGACAACGTTATAAAAACGGAGCAGATTGTATTAAAATTACAGCTACTGGTGGAGTGTTGAGTGTAGCTAAATCAGGAGATAATCCTCAATTTACGATTGAAGAAATTAAAGCAATTTGTGAAATGGCTAAAGATTATGGAATGCATGTAGCTGCACATGCACATGGAGATGAAGGTATGCAAAGAGCTATAATTGGAGGAGTTAAAACTATTGAGCATGGAACATACATGAGCGAAGAAACTATGAACTTAATGATAAAATACGATGCCTATTTAGTGCCAACAATTACAGCAGGTAAAGAGGTTGCTGAAAAAGCAAAAATAGATGGGTTTTATCCAGATATTGTAGTGCCAAAGGCTTTAGCTGTTGGGCCTCAAATACAAGGTACCTTTGGTAGAGCTTATAAAAAAGGTGTAGGTATTGCTTTTGGTACAGATGCAGGTGTTTTTAAACATGGTGTAAATGGTAAAGAATTTGGTTTTATGGTAGAAGGTGGTATGCCAGCAATGGAAACTATTCAAGCAGCTACAATTACAAATGCAATGATTTTAAAAATGTCTAACGAAATTGGTCAGATTGCAGAAGGATTTTTTGCAGATATAATTGCTGTGAATGATGATCCTACAGAAAAAATTGCAACAATGGAAAACGTGGTTTTTGTAATGAAAAATGGAATTGTTTATAAAAATAAATAG
- a CDS encoding DUF389 domain-containing protein codes for MEEDIQKNIKPHPPKEDNATQNVKEDAKGLFVSIRQFLIELFDFRDDTDHEATLEAIKADIPFKGATAWILIFAVFVASIGLNADSTAVVIGAMLISPLMGPILGIGMSFALNDIETFKKSLINLGIMIGLSLFASFLFFYFFPLSEDNSELLGRVSPDIRDVLIAFFGGLALMVARTKRGTIASVIFGVAIATALMPPLCTAGYGLAKANFSYFFGAMYLFTINTIFIALATFLVMKLLRFPMHKYANAAKRKRYSTIATVVGVAVMIPAIFTFLKVFEESQINNQFDNFVKNEIKEIDGFQLIGAPELSIKDKEIKMSFFNEVSDGERNLIKNQLNNKEYIKIKDFDIKIKGSDTKSFELITTAYKEKREELQESENIIDGLHKQITELKETISSLNNRIEQDALNKNQQAIAFNSIIKEAKIRYNNIESIAFSRELYSKDFIKIDTIPVATINWNDKIKDSVLIKKELEFRAWLQKEMKLDTLFIKRQE; via the coding sequence ATGGAAGAAGACATTCAAAAGAATATAAAACCACATCCGCCAAAAGAAGATAATGCTACTCAAAATGTTAAGGAGGATGCAAAGGGTTTATTTGTTAGTATAAGACAATTTTTAATAGAGTTATTTGACTTTAGAGATGATACAGATCATGAAGCTACATTAGAAGCTATAAAGGCAGATATTCCGTTTAAAGGAGCAACAGCTTGGATTTTAATTTTTGCTGTTTTTGTGGCGTCTATAGGCTTAAATGCAGACTCTACTGCAGTTGTAATTGGAGCCATGTTAATATCTCCTTTAATGGGTCCAATATTGGGTATTGGTATGTCTTTTGCGTTAAACGATATTGAAACGTTTAAGAAATCCTTAATCAATCTAGGAATAATGATTGGTTTAAGTTTGTTCGCATCATTTTTATTCTTTTACTTTTTTCCTTTAAGTGAAGATAATTCTGAGTTATTAGGAAGAGTTAGCCCAGACATTAGAGATGTTCTCATCGCATTTTTTGGAGGTTTAGCGCTTATGGTAGCTCGTACAAAACGTGGTACTATTGCTTCAGTTATTTTTGGTGTAGCCATTGCCACTGCTTTAATGCCACCTTTATGTACTGCTGGTTATGGTTTGGCTAAAGCTAATTTCTCTTACTTTTTTGGAGCCATGTATTTATTTACGATAAATACTATTTTTATAGCATTAGCTACATTTTTGGTGATGAAGTTACTTCGTTTCCCAATGCATAAATATGCAAATGCAGCCAAACGAAAACGTTATTCAACCATTGCAACAGTTGTAGGTGTAGCTGTAATGATTCCTGCTATTTTTACTTTTTTAAAGGTATTTGAAGAAAGTCAAATTAACAATCAGTTTGATAATTTCGTTAAGAATGAAATTAAGGAAATAGATGGATTTCAACTTATTGGTGCACCTGAATTAAGCATAAAGGATAAAGAGATTAAAATGAGTTTCTTTAACGAGGTTAGTGATGGAGAAAGAAATTTAATTAAAAATCAATTAAACAATAAAGAATATATAAAAATTAAGGATTTCGATATTAAAATTAAAGGTAGTGATACTAAAAGTTTTGAGTTAATTACAACTGCTTACAAGGAGAAAAGAGAGGAGTTGCAAGAAAGTGAAAACATTATTGATGGACTGCATAAACAGATAACTGAATTAAAGGAAACAATTTCCTCTCTAAATAATAGAATTGAGCAAGATGCTTTAAACAAAAATCAACAAGCTATAGCATTTAATTCAATCATCAAAGAAGCAAAAATAAGATACAATAATATTGAGTCTATTGCTTTTTCTAGAGAATTGTATTCTAAAGATTTTATTAAAATTGATACAATTCCTGTGGCAACGATTAATTGGAACGATAAAATAAAAGACTCAGTTTTAATTAAAAAGGAATTAGAGTTTAGAGCTTGGTTACAAAAAGAAATGAAGTTAGACACGCTCTTTATAAAGCGTCAAGAATAA